TTGGATTTACAATGTTTTTCAATGACGATTACTTGTGTTCGCGTCGTGTATTGACACCGCGATGACAATTATAGCCGTTATCTTTTATTGATTGAAATTTCGTTGATGTTCGTCGTTGTAGCTATTGGCAACCAGGAGCGTCATTTCAacgtaaaattattataccAAAATCAGGTACATCAAACAATAACTAGATGATCTGCAAACCAGCGCGGAAGATcaatttcaaatttcccgcgatAAAGACGCACTGATTTCTAGTGACCTCTTGAGGATCATCACAGTTGTATCATGTTCTACTTTCTAGTTTTCTGTATTTTTCTGCTACCTCGTACTTGTATTAtcatttaaaatcaatacGAAATGCATAAGGAACAAAAGGTTATTCAAAGTTCTTGTTTAATTGCAAAAAATCAGTCTTGTTAATTTGCTTTCGTCGATGCTCGCTCCAATATTCAAAGGTCCCGCTTTCGCGTCCCCACAATATCGCGCTCTTAAAGACATCGGCGACTCCACGTTGACTCATTGGTTCTTAAAACACGCATACATCAGCTGCATACAGCGCGACAAACGCGTTAAAGATGGCAGCCGTAGACGTCGAACGTGCGAAGGTGAGCATTGTTTTTGTCTAATTTGAACaattaatgaatattttatcaatgCCGTACCTGTCCGTGTCATTAGTGAAGTGTAGTGGAAagtgtttttcaaaagaaaaaatgatattttactATAAGCAAATGGAGTTCCGCTCGATTACAGTGAAGCTAGGGCGTTGGTTTTTGTTCGTTTTTCTTTGATCGTGACTGCATTTAGAATAAGTCACGTTTCGAACCCTTATACGGCATATAACTGTTTCTGTTCCGTTCTGTTCTACTGCCACAGTTCATTACAttcattgaaattattatgtttGAACAGCTGGAAAACTCCATCCGTAATTTAAAACTCTCTGGACACGTTGGTTTTGACAGTCTGCCTGATCAGTTGGTCAATAAGTCGGTGCAAAATGGATTTGTTTTTAACATTCTTTGTATTGGTAAGTTATTTTCTTATAGGTGATGTGTCAAGTAATCTCTTTCATAAAGATTTACAGACAAATGTTTTATAGTTCTGTACACTATTTACTTGTTTTTTATAAGACTTTTAGATTAACgaagcattttttttctatacagGTGAGACTGGTCTTGGAAAATCCACTCTTATGGATTCACTGTTTAACACCAGCTTCGAATCCACTCCAAGTCCACACAATTTACCAGCAGTTAAACTAAAAGCTCATACCTATGAGCTGCAAGAGAGCAATGTTCGACTAAAGCTTACAATCGTTGACACTGTTGGCTATGGAGATCAAGTCAACAAAGAGGACAGTTTCAAGGCTGTTGTAGATTACATTGACACTCAATTTGAGGCTTATCTACAAGAGgaattgaaaatcaaacgtTCACTTTCTACTTACCATGACAGTCGCACTCACGTGTGCCTTTATTTTATCTGTCCAACTGGACACGGGTAAGTTAATATTTAAAGTTTAGACACGACTATCAGTTTAATTCTACTGTGTGTTGTTTTACAACCATTAAATAccctttttttaattagattAAAGTCAATTGATTTAGTTTGTATGAAAAAATTGGACACAAAAGTAAATATCATTCCCATCATTGCTAAGGCTGACACAATTTCTAAGACTGAATTACAAAAGTTTAAAGTAAGTTTGTTCACAATTTTCTAGTGCATGCACTGCCCTGATTGAATGATTGCTGTacttaattattgttattttgttgATTACAGAGCAAAATCATTAGCGAGCTCCAGACTAATGGGGTAAACATATATCAGTTCCCAACCGACGACGAGAGTGTTGCTGATGTAAACACTCAGATGAATGCCCATGTACCTTTTGCAGTAGTTGGTAGTACAGACTTTGTTCGTGTTGGAAATAAAATGATGAGATCTAGACAATATCCATGGGGTACTGTACAAGGTAAACATCTTTTGTTTCGTCATTTGtttgaaatatatttatgcgTTTATATATTAAACATCTAAATGTTATTTATAGTTGAAAATGAATCACATTGTGATTTCGTAAAATTGCGAGAGATGTTGATTCGAACAAACATGGAAGATATGCGAGAAAAGACTCATAATCGTCATTATGAATTGTACCGAAAAAAGAGGCTTGAACAGGTTTGTAATTCAGTTtgttctttattttcattctaATCCATAGTGCTTAttaaactgaaattttacattccAGATCGGATTCAGTGATGTGGACAGCGAGAATAAGCCTGTTAGCTTCCAAAAAACTTGCGAAGCCAAGAGATCGACTCATCTCCAGGAATTGCAGCAGAAGGAAGATGAAATGAGACAAATGTTCGTTATTCGAGTTAAAGATGCTGAAGCAGAATTGAAAGAGGCTGAGAAGGATGTAAGTTTATCTTTATTATCTTAACTTGCATTTtcgtgaataaaaaattaaacttttcaTCTTACATTCTATTTAATCAATATCATAATAACGTAATTTTTGTGATTGTGCAGCTCcataataaatttgataaattaaaaagagaTCATACCGATGAGAAAAAGAAACTGGAAGAGAGTAGAAAGAAATTAGAAGAAGACATTCAAGAATTCAACAGGCGAAGGGCTCAAATTGCTATGCAGTCTCAGTCACATCACACTCTTACTCTTGGAAAGAGTAAGAAGaagtaatttattttcattg
The DNA window shown above is from Nasonia vitripennis strain AsymCx chromosome 3 unlocalized genomic scaffold, Nvit_psr_1.1 chr3_random0004, whole genome shotgun sequence and carries:
- the LOC100118666 gene encoding septin-2; protein product: MAAVDVERAKLENSIRNLKLSGHVGFDSLPDQLVNKSVQNGFVFNILCIGETGLGKSTLMDSLFNTSFESTPSPHNLPAVKLKAHTYELQESNVRLKLTIVDTVGYGDQVNKEDSFKAVVDYIDTQFEAYLQEELKIKRSLSTYHDSRTHVCLYFICPTGHGLKSIDLVCMKKLDTKVNIIPIIAKADTISKTELQKFKSKIISELQTNGVNIYQFPTDDESVADVNTQMNAHVPFAVVGSTDFVRVGNKMMRSRQYPWGTVQVENESHCDFVKLREMLIRTNMEDMREKTHNRHYELYRKKRLEQIGFSDVDSENKPVSFQKTCEAKRSTHLQELQQKEDEMRQMFVIRVKDAEAELKEAEKDLHNKFDKLKRDHTDEKKKLEESRKKLEEDIQEFNRRRAQIAMQSQSHHTLTLGKSKKK